A genomic region of Homalodisca vitripennis isolate AUS2020 chromosome 5, UT_GWSS_2.1, whole genome shotgun sequence contains the following coding sequences:
- the LOC124362891 gene encoding LOW QUALITY PROTEIN: survival of motor neuron-related-splicing factor 30-like (The sequence of the model RefSeq protein was modified relative to this genomic sequence to represent the inferred CDS: deleted 1 base in 1 codon), translating to MAESDLQNNLQNYKLQLQQVEAALTTEPENEELQKLKTDLEEVIQLTCELIKTQLLEEQKLKETSEGDFEDAISEATLSGKKHEWKSGDRCLALWSQDGQYYEANIESIDGDEVSVIFDSYRSAQVTTLEFIKELPHGQESNSKLKKQPLSKIREYQKKKKQKKLQRYKQLEEEREVEKNKWLAFSNKSSKKGIIRKSIFASPDNVNGRVGIGTCGVSGKGMTEFTSAEKWRKGV from the exons ATGGCTGAAAGtgatttacagaataatttacaaaattataagctGCAGCTTCAACAG GTAGAGGCTGCTTTAACTACAGAGCCTGAAAACGAAGAATTACAAAAACTCAAAACTGATCTTGAGGAAGTAATCCAACTGACATGTGAACTGATCAAAACACAGTTGTTAGAAGAACAGAAACTAAAGg AAACGTCCGAAGGTGATTTTGAAGATGCGATATCAGAAGCCACACTGTCAGGCAAGAAACATGAATGGAAGTCTGGAGATCGCTGTTTGGCTTTGTGGAGTCAAGATGGACA ATATTATGAAGCCAACATCGAAAGTATTGATGGTGATGAAGTTTCTGTGATATTCGACTCATACAGAAGTGCTCAAGTTACAACTCTGGAATTTATCAAAGAACTACCTCATGGTCAAGAAAGCAATTCCAAACTGAA gaAACAACCTCTTTCAAAAATACGAGAATATCAGAAGAAGAAGAAGCAGAAGAAACTGCAGAGGTACAAACAATTGGAAGAAGAAAGAGAAGTGGAAAAGAATAAATGGCTGGCATTTAGCAACAAG tcatcaaaAAAAGGGATAATAAGGAAGAGTATATTTGCATCA CCGGACAACGTGAATGGACGAGTTGGAATTGGAACCTGTGGTGTCAGTGGGAAGGGCATGACAGAATTTACATCTGCAGAGAAGTGGAGGAAAGgagtttaa